Proteins from a genomic interval of Desulfuromonadales bacterium:
- a CDS encoding 4Fe-4S dicluster domain-containing protein has product VLRPISWDEAFGTIQTALARSREQGRRSVYLAGRTTGSLASLIEASCNALGVERLAEFEPWSHAALRQAYGLLFGQKELPQFRLEAADFLLTLGTDLLEAFVSPVDFARQIAVRKGKSGFRWVHAEPHLSLTGVNADMRLVLRPGSESALLLWLLHRFAVAGPRRPLPAEVLAALPDLPTGDAVRLTGLTEDQLAHLAEGMNRAASPLVLAGGIATAGEGGLATAVLAGLLQWAGGSLGSTVDFARAENYAGVGSLLDLERLAKRLQQQEIGVFFVARTNPVFHAPATLAFAERLKSAALRVGLTDVLDETARELDLLLPLSHSQESWGDAEPRRGVRTLVRPAVAPLHDTRSEGDVLLGLRRSSGESVAESYQDHLFEEWRRRFSRQDLESFAVRGFVEEAVPPVEVRLATAAVAVFLQQLTLPAAATGPVLIVVPSIRRFDGRSRPLALLAEIPDPLTTITYGGWVSISAEDARRLGVGDGDELRLSAGEWSAVLPAKLQPGLAVGVFVVQRDLLEPAPPGFDPRTGEAAASLGIRIEKTGGRQKLPILAGSPSQHGRGLIPDPVHRQEEHKHISLYPEHAHAGHRWAMVIDLSLCIGCAACVAACYVENNVPVVGREDHLHGREMSWLRIEPFYDESGHPEFLPMLCQHCHYAPCEPVCPVYAAYHNPEGLNVQVYNRCIGTRYCSHNCPYKVRRFNWWTHRPAEPLERMRNPDLSARTRGMMEKCTFCVQRIRAAKDRAKDDGRPVRDGEVVTACAQSCPTGAIVFGDLNDAASRVAALAQSERAYRVFEQLGTEPSVRYLKKG; this is encoded by the coding sequence GCATGCTGCCCTGCGCCAGGCCTACGGCCTTCTGTTCGGGCAGAAGGAGCTGCCGCAGTTTCGCCTCGAGGCGGCCGACTTCCTGCTGACCCTCGGCACCGACCTGCTGGAAGCCTTTGTCAGCCCGGTCGACTTCGCCCGGCAGATCGCCGTCCGCAAGGGGAAAAGCGGTTTCCGCTGGGTCCATGCCGAGCCCCACCTCTCGCTGACCGGGGTGAATGCCGACATGCGGCTGGTGCTGCGCCCGGGGAGCGAGTCGGCCCTGCTGCTCTGGCTGCTGCACCGTTTTGCGGTCGCCGGGCCGCGCCGCCCGTTGCCGGCCGAAGTCCTGGCGGCCCTGCCTGATCTCCCGACCGGCGACGCGGTGCGGCTGACCGGGTTGACGGAAGACCAGTTGGCGCACCTGGCCGAAGGAATGAACCGAGCCGCCTCGCCGCTCGTGCTGGCCGGCGGCATAGCCACTGCCGGCGAGGGGGGGCTGGCAACGGCCGTCCTGGCCGGGCTGCTCCAGTGGGCCGGCGGCTCGCTCGGCTCGACGGTCGATTTCGCCCGGGCGGAAAATTACGCCGGAGTCGGCTCTTTGCTGGATCTGGAGCGGCTGGCGAAGCGGCTGCAGCAACAGGAAATCGGCGTATTCTTCGTCGCCCGGACCAACCCGGTCTTCCACGCGCCTGCCACCCTGGCCTTCGCCGAGCGGCTCAAGAGCGCGGCCTTGCGGGTGGGTTTGACCGATGTTCTCGACGAAACCGCCCGCGAACTCGATCTGCTCCTGCCCCTCTCGCACTCGCAGGAATCGTGGGGGGATGCCGAACCGCGCCGGGGGGTGCGGACCCTGGTCCGCCCAGCGGTCGCTCCCCTGCACGACACCCGCAGCGAGGGGGATGTGCTGCTCGGCCTGCGCCGAAGCTCTGGAGAGAGCGTTGCGGAGAGCTACCAGGATCATCTCTTCGAGGAGTGGCGCCGCCGCTTCAGCCGCCAGGATCTGGAATCCTTTGCCGTCCGCGGATTCGTGGAAGAGGCGGTGCCGCCGGTCGAGGTTCGCCTTGCCACCGCCGCCGTGGCCGTTTTTCTGCAGCAGTTGACGCTGCCCGCAGCCGCAACCGGGCCGGTCCTGATCGTCGTCCCCTCCATCCGCCGCTTCGACGGGCGCAGCCGGCCGCTCGCGCTGCTCGCCGAGATTCCCGATCCCCTGACGACGATCACCTACGGCGGCTGGGTTTCCATTTCCGCCGAGGATGCCCGGCGGCTGGGTGTCGGGGACGGGGACGAACTCCGCCTCAGCGCCGGCGAGTGGTCGGCGGTCTTGCCGGCGAAGCTCCAGCCGGGATTAGCGGTGGGCGTCTTCGTCGTGCAGCGGGATCTGCTGGAGCCGGCGCCTCCCGGCTTCGATCCCCGGACGGGCGAGGCCGCTGCGAGCCTGGGAATTCGCATCGAGAAAACGGGGGGACGACAGAAGCTGCCGATCCTTGCCGGCTCCCCCTCCCAGCATGGCCGGGGGCTCATCCCCGACCCGGTGCATCGGCAGGAGGAGCACAAGCACATCAGTCTCTACCCGGAACATGCCCATGCCGGGCACCGCTGGGCGATGGTCATCGACCTCTCCCTCTGTATCGGCTGCGCCGCCTGCGTCGCCGCCTGCTACGTGGAGAACAACGTGCCGGTGGTCGGTCGCGAGGATCACCTGCATGGCCGGGAGATGTCGTGGCTGCGCATCGAGCCGTTCTACGACGAAAGCGGGCACCCCGAGTTCCTCCCCATGCTCTGCCAGCACTGCCATTACGCTCCCTGCGAACCGGTCTGCCCGGTCTACGCCGCCTACCACAACCCGGAGGGGCTGAACGTTCAGGTCTACAACCGCTGCATCGGCACGCGCTACTGTTCCCACAACTGCCCGTACAAGGTGCGCCGCTTCAACTGGTGGACGCACCGCCCGGCCGAGCCGCTCGAGAGGATGCGCAACCCCGACCTCTCGGCACGCACCCGGGGGATGATGGAAAAGTGTACTTTTTGCGTCCAGCGCATCCGCGCGGCCAAGGACAGGGCGAAGGACGACGGCCGTCCGGTCCGGGACGGCGAAGTGGTGACCGCCTGCGCCCAGAGCTGTCCGACCGGCGCCATCGTCTTCGGCGACCTGAACGATGCGGCTTCCCGGGTCGCCGCTCTGGCGCAGTCAGAGCGGGCCTATCGGGTTTTCGAGCAGTTGGGTACCGAGCCGTCGGTCCGGTATCTGAAAAAGGGATGA
- the nrfD gene encoding NrfD/PsrC family molybdoenzyme membrane anchor subunit: MRDEATEISASGRLETDVLAGMRRPGLRYLAAVGLCALLALMLFALWGGMALTGMGLSGKNNPVGWAMLITNFVFWVGIAHSGTLISAVLFLFRARFRTSFNRSAEAMTIFALMVAGLFPLIHLGRVWVFYFLLPYPSERLIWPNFRSPLVWDVFAVTTYMIVSIVFFYVGMIPDLAIARRRLPGLPGKIYGLLSLGWQGTLRQWRHYGRLYLFLAAFATPLVASVHSIVSWDFAVSIVPGWHTTIFAPYFVAGAIFSGTAMVLTLTIPMRRLLHLEPYITVDHFEAIAKILLFTSLIITYTYIVEHGLAFYGHNPFERDQYLYRMFGDYRLLFAIMIVCNSLLPLTLFVRRLRRSLPWLLVLGVLVNIGMWLERFVIIVASLAHDYDPYAWGTYNFSWVEFGISVGSFGLFFLLFLLFARLLPVLAVTEIKEHS; this comes from the coding sequence ATGAGGGATGAGGCGACCGAAATAAGCGCTTCCGGGCGGCTGGAGACGGATGTCCTGGCAGGCATGCGCCGGCCGGGCCTGCGCTACCTGGCGGCGGTGGGCCTGTGCGCCCTGCTCGCGTTGATGCTCTTTGCCCTCTGGGGAGGGATGGCCTTGACGGGGATGGGGCTCTCCGGCAAGAACAACCCGGTGGGTTGGGCGATGCTGATCACCAACTTCGTCTTCTGGGTCGGGATCGCCCACTCGGGAACCCTCATTTCGGCCGTCCTCTTCCTCTTCCGCGCCCGCTTCCGCACCAGCTTCAACCGCAGCGCCGAGGCGATGACCATCTTCGCCCTGATGGTGGCCGGGCTCTTCCCCCTGATCCACCTCGGCCGGGTCTGGGTCTTCTACTTCCTCCTGCCGTACCCGAGCGAGCGACTGATCTGGCCCAACTTCCGCTCCCCCCTGGTCTGGGACGTCTTCGCCGTCACCACCTACATGATCGTCAGCATTGTCTTCTTCTACGTCGGCATGATCCCCGATCTGGCCATCGCCCGTCGCCGCCTCCCCGGCCTGCCCGGGAAAATCTACGGCCTGCTCTCCCTCGGCTGGCAAGGGACCCTGCGCCAGTGGCGCCACTACGGCCGGCTCTACCTCTTCCTGGCCGCCTTCGCCACGCCGCTGGTCGCTTCGGTTCACTCCATCGTCTCCTGGGACTTCGCCGTCAGCATCGTCCCGGGCTGGCACACCACCATCTTCGCCCCCTACTTCGTCGCCGGGGCGATCTTCTCCGGCACTGCCATGGTGCTCACTCTGACCATCCCGATGCGCCGCCTGCTGCATCTGGAGCCGTACATCACCGTCGACCACTTCGAGGCGATCGCCAAAATCCTCCTCTTCACCTCGCTGATCATTACCTATACCTATATCGTCGAGCATGGTCTGGCCTTTTACGGCCACAACCCCTTCGAGCGCGACCAGTATCTGTACCGCATGTTTGGGGATTACCGGCTGCTGTTCGCCATCATGATCGTCTGCAACTCCCTGCTGCCGCTGACCCTGTTCGTGCGGCGGCTGCGGCGAAGCCTCCCCTGGCTCCTCGTCCTGGGCGTCCTGGTCAACATCGGGATGTGGCTGGAGCGCTTCGTCATCATCGTCGCCTCCCTCGCCCACGACTATGACCCGTACGCCTGGGGGACCTACAACTTCTCCTGGGTGGAGTTCGGTATCAGTGTCGGCTCCTTCGGCCTGTTTTTCCTGCTCTTTCTCCTCTTTGCCCGCTTGCTGCCGGTCCTCGCCGTGACCGAGATCAAGGAGCATTCGTGA
- a CDS encoding quinol:electron acceptor oxidoreductase subunit ActD, producing MARFVCESREEFLERLRGLVDAGADPQTIHVRMPFYVPEAMQILGERPDRLRFFPLVGGIAGFGSGLALTIYSVLSWPIIVGGKPIVSLPPFLLIGYLLTILFGAVGSFAGFLLLARLPSGRGLAADGEFPERFIIIVETGEGE from the coding sequence ATGGCGCGCTTCGTCTGCGAGAGTCGGGAGGAGTTTCTGGAGCGGCTGCGGGGGCTGGTGGACGCCGGCGCCGACCCGCAAACCATCCACGTCCGGATGCCCTTCTACGTCCCCGAAGCCATGCAGATTCTGGGCGAACGCCCCGACCGGCTGCGCTTCTTCCCCCTTGTCGGCGGCATCGCCGGCTTCGGCAGCGGACTGGCCCTCACCATCTACTCGGTCCTCAGCTGGCCGATTATCGTCGGCGGCAAGCCGATCGTTTCCCTGCCGCCGTTTCTGCTCATCGGCTATCTGCTGACCATCCTCTTCGGCGCAGTCGGTTCCTTTGCCGGCTTCCTTCTGCTGGCCCGGTTGCCGAGCGGGCGGGGTCTGGCTGCGGATGGCGAGTTCCCGGAGCGCTTCATCATCATCGTCGAGACAGGGGAGGGGGAATGA
- a CDS encoding 4Fe-4S dicluster domain-containing protein gives MRSWAFQAGFEDRLLQSLRGDYRVLAPVRGTDGVVRLQPVRSWAELSPAGLPLIPLKKVVFPPHDVLWTLMEYEYREPAPSSVPVALVGIAPCDLYALAYLDLVFADDPHYQRRRQNLLLIGSNCRPTPECFCPPRREPPPFDLFLAADRLWVGSAWGAGLLTALQAELSSPGDLPLPAEITDGQQQVPENLEQLFTASAGLPLWREVGERCVSCGACSAVCPTCYCYEMSDEALPDGRVARRREWDNCFFRNHALVAGGQNFRPTRAERLRFRFEHKMLGFGALRGISACVGCGRCARACPVDIDISAVLAALAGGNKP, from the coding sequence ATGCGAAGCTGGGCCTTTCAGGCAGGATTCGAAGATCGTCTGCTGCAGTCTCTCCGGGGTGATTACCGGGTACTGGCCCCGGTGCGGGGGACGGACGGGGTCGTACGGCTGCAGCCGGTGCGCAGCTGGGCGGAGCTGTCGCCGGCGGGCCTGCCACTCATTCCGCTGAAAAAGGTCGTCTTCCCTCCCCACGATGTGCTCTGGACCCTGATGGAGTATGAGTACCGGGAGCCGGCGCCGTCGTCGGTGCCGGTGGCCCTGGTCGGCATCGCCCCCTGTGACCTCTACGCCCTCGCCTATCTTGATCTCGTCTTCGCCGATGATCCCCATTACCAGCGTCGCCGGCAGAACCTGCTGCTGATCGGCAGCAACTGCCGACCCACCCCGGAATGCTTCTGCCCGCCGCGGCGCGAGCCGCCCCCCTTCGACCTCTTTCTCGCCGCCGACCGGCTCTGGGTCGGCTCGGCCTGGGGCGCGGGCCTGCTCACCGCCCTGCAGGCGGAACTCTCCTCCCCCGGCGACCTGCCGCTGCCGGCCGAAATAACCGATGGGCAGCAGCAGGTTCCGGAAAACCTCGAGCAGCTCTTCACGGCGAGCGCCGGTCTGCCCCTCTGGCGGGAGGTGGGAGAGCGCTGTGTCTCCTGCGGCGCCTGTTCGGCCGTCTGTCCCACCTGCTACTGCTACGAAATGAGCGACGAAGCGCTGCCGGACGGCCGGGTGGCCCGGCGGCGCGAGTGGGACAACTGCTTCTTCCGCAACCATGCCCTGGTTGCCGGCGGGCAGAACTTCCGGCCGACCCGCGCCGAGCGGTTGCGCTTCCGCTTTGAGCACAAGATGCTCGGCTTCGGTGCGCTGCGCGGTATCTCCGCTTGCGTCGGCTGCGGCCGCTGCGCCCGGGCCTGTCCGGTGGATATCGACATCTCGGCCGTGCTCGCCGCGCTGGCCGGAGGAAACAAGCCATGA
- a CDS encoding FAD/NAD(P)-binding protein: MMVAFQPVPAVIEAIDKKVADNHLFTFRLSESISVAPGQFVELSIPGVGAFPVSTAAHPGGATFQACIRRAGRVTAALYRLDEGANVGIRGPFGQGFPLAAFAGRDVLLVAGGLGMAPLRALLQALLGERGRVGEIILLYGSREPDAILFRDELEGLAAAGTIKVRYSVDFATELPWSTDAYVCRIGLVTELLRDLRFAPAQTVAAVCGPPSLYGCVLEDLARLGIDPERIYATLERRMQCGVGQCCHCVTAGVFVCSQGPVFSLAELRRLPGSI; the protein is encoded by the coding sequence ATGATGGTCGCATTTCAGCCGGTGCCGGCGGTCATCGAGGCCATCGACAAAAAGGTTGCCGACAACCATCTCTTCACCTTCCGGCTCTCCGAGTCGATTTCGGTGGCGCCGGGTCAGTTCGTCGAGCTCTCCATCCCGGGCGTCGGAGCCTTTCCCGTATCGACTGCCGCCCACCCCGGCGGTGCAACCTTCCAGGCCTGCATCCGCCGCGCCGGCCGGGTGACCGCGGCCCTCTACCGGCTAGACGAAGGGGCAAACGTCGGCATTCGCGGTCCCTTCGGCCAGGGCTTTCCGCTGGCAGCTTTCGCCGGTCGGGATGTCCTGCTGGTGGCCGGAGGGCTGGGGATGGCCCCCCTGCGGGCTCTGCTGCAGGCGCTGCTGGGAGAGCGGGGGCGGGTAGGGGAGATCATCCTGCTCTACGGCAGCCGAGAGCCGGACGCTATCCTGTTTCGCGATGAACTGGAGGGTCTTGCTGCCGCCGGGACGATCAAGGTCCGCTATTCCGTCGATTTTGCCACCGAGCTCCCCTGGTCGACGGACGCCTATGTCTGCCGGATAGGATTGGTCACCGAACTGCTGCGCGACCTGAGATTCGCGCCGGCGCAGACGGTAGCGGCGGTCTGCGGCCCGCCGTCGCTGTACGGCTGCGTGCTGGAGGATCTGGCCCGGCTCGGCATCGACCCGGAGCGGATCTACGCGACGCTGGAGCGGCGGATGCAGTGCGGCGTCGGCCAGTGCTGCCACTGCGTGACGGCAGGGGTCTTCGTCTGCAGCCAGGGGCCGGTCTTCAGTCTGGCTGAACTGCGGCGCCTGCCCGGCTCGATTTGA
- a CDS encoding nickel-dependent hydrogenase large subunit yields the protein MKTLSLQPLTRVEGHGRVEMTVQTGRLTAVRLVITESPRLFEALLLGRSWQEVPALVSRICAICSGVHRVAAASALESALGIDIPPLARRVRELLLLGGHIESHALHLFCLTLPDIAGTESILELLRACDPRAREGLALKGLGNHIQELAGGRVIHPVNVEVGGVVRLPPREKLEALLAELEEWSGRLPPLVEGFADRRGYPPATPALGTRIAVDCDDFLLTGRSLRFSDGRVVAGERYGEVLEERAVPWSNTKHSRTAGVPLLAGALARLENAAGRALAPVLPEPSAAGIHGNNLAQGLELIWALREARRLVRELLAGDADAAVMVAVRAGAGVGTCVIEAPRGLLIHHYALDDQGRVAAADILTPTAINQAAIEAQLLADLQGVTDESVLIERAGRIVRAYDPCISCSVHVLKG from the coding sequence ATGAAGACCCTTAGCCTGCAGCCGCTCACCCGGGTGGAAGGGCATGGCCGGGTAGAGATGACGGTGCAGACCGGCCGGCTGACTGCCGTCCGGCTGGTTATCACCGAGTCGCCGCGCCTGTTCGAAGCGCTTTTGCTCGGCCGCTCCTGGCAGGAAGTGCCGGCCCTGGTCAGCCGCATCTGCGCCATCTGCTCGGGCGTGCACCGCGTCGCCGCCGCCTCGGCGCTGGAGAGCGCCCTCGGTATTGATATCCCGCCGTTGGCCCGGCGGGTGCGCGAACTGCTGCTGCTCGGCGGGCACATCGAAAGCCATGCCCTGCATCTCTTCTGCCTCACCCTGCCGGATATTGCCGGGACGGAAAGCATCCTCGAGCTGCTGCGTGCCTGCGACCCCCGGGCGCGCGAGGGGTTGGCGCTCAAGGGGCTGGGGAACCATATCCAGGAGCTGGCCGGGGGGCGGGTGATTCACCCGGTGAACGTCGAGGTGGGTGGTGTGGTGCGGCTGCCGCCGCGGGAAAAACTCGAAGCGCTGCTGGCTGAACTGGAGGAATGGTCGGGTCGGCTGCCTCCCCTGGTCGAAGGGTTTGCCGACCGCCGGGGGTACCCGCCTGCTACCCCGGCTCTCGGGACCCGCATTGCCGTCGACTGCGACGATTTCCTGCTGACCGGCCGGTCGCTGCGATTTTCGGACGGCCGTGTCGTTGCCGGCGAGCGCTACGGGGAAGTGCTGGAGGAGAGGGCGGTGCCCTGGTCCAACACCAAACACAGCCGAACGGCGGGGGTGCCGCTGCTCGCCGGGGCGCTGGCACGCTTGGAAAACGCCGCCGGTCGCGCCTTGGCGCCGGTCCTGCCCGAGCCATCCGCTGCAGGCATCCACGGCAATAACCTGGCTCAGGGGCTCGAATTGATTTGGGCGCTGCGGGAGGCCAGGCGACTGGTGCGGGAGTTGCTGGCGGGGGATGCCGACGCCGCCGTCATGGTTGCGGTCCGGGCTGGGGCCGGAGTCGGGACCTGCGTCATCGAGGCCCCGCGCGGCTTGCTGATCCATCATTATGCCCTGGATGACCAGGGGCGGGTGGCGGCGGCCGATATCCTCACCCCCACCGCCATCAATCAGGCCGCCATCGAGGCGCAACTGCTGGCCGACCTGCAGGGCGTAACGGATGAGTCCGTATTGATCGAGCGCGCCGGGCGCATCGTCCGGGCCTACGACCCGTGCATCTCCTGCTCGGTCCATGTATTAAAAGGCTGA
- a CDS encoding putative nucleotidyltransferase substrate binding domain-containing protein, giving the protein MSLIKHLKDTEPFNHLPANVFQEIRTAAILKTYPPNIHIFKQNDPPTGYLYVIKEGLVEITVMTPGGIDMVVDYRSEGTFFGGTPIITGEPYTGGARTVKKTDCYLIPEDLLKRVAKDYPQLSEHFTRIVFSRVRQLYSEIVADHSREALTQMEAYPFKKRLSEIMTTTVESCLPTETAKQVARRMAEKNVSSVLVIDAGRKPIGIITARDLVDKVIAPENADGRTLTAREIMSPHSYAMSPATYMYEALAYMTGHRIKHLPVVDRGEVVGIVTLRDIMRYRSQKAMLLLGNIREERTIEGLVTIRREILGVARGLLSETRSTPEVMEILSYIHHGIIRRVYEICLAEMAAEGRVRPDIRHCFLIMGSGGRREMLLGPDQDHGFIFENVSDAKMLEVEAFFVPLAEKIVDALSRVGYSLCHGKVMANNPLWRGRLNDWQTRIRDWVNDPEPQKVRYSSIFFDFAPLAGDPELANQLRDIVHREIRNFPGFLYHMMSLDLRYKVPVGLLGRFIVEKGEEHKGELSLKQGGSVYIVDCVRMFALEKELQAITTQDRLKGLVERNVFAPETAEHIRAAFEALSFLRLRNEIHLIEQGKEPSHYLDPYTLSKNEQDLLREAFAAVSKLQDAAKRHFSRTPF; this is encoded by the coding sequence ATGAGTCTGATCAAGCATCTCAAGGATACCGAACCGTTCAACCATCTTCCCGCCAACGTCTTTCAGGAAATTCGCACCGCGGCCATCCTCAAGACCTATCCGCCGAACATCCATATCTTCAAACAGAACGATCCCCCAACCGGCTACCTCTATGTCATCAAGGAGGGTCTGGTGGAAATCACCGTCATGACCCCCGGCGGCATCGACATGGTGGTCGATTACCGCAGCGAGGGAACCTTCTTCGGCGGCACCCCCATTATCACCGGCGAGCCTTATACGGGCGGGGCGCGGACCGTCAAGAAAACGGATTGCTACCTGATCCCCGAAGACCTATTGAAGCGGGTAGCAAAGGACTACCCTCAGCTCAGTGAACATTTCACACGCATCGTCTTCTCCCGCGTCCGGCAGCTTTATTCGGAAATCGTCGCCGACCATTCCAGAGAGGCCCTCACCCAGATGGAGGCCTACCCCTTCAAGAAGCGTCTCTCGGAAATCATGACGACGACGGTGGAAAGCTGTCTGCCGACGGAAACCGCCAAACAGGTGGCACGGCGCATGGCTGAAAAGAACGTCAGTTCGGTCCTGGTGATCGATGCCGGCCGCAAGCCGATCGGCATCATCACCGCCCGGGACCTGGTGGACAAGGTGATTGCGCCGGAGAACGCCGACGGCCGGACGCTGACCGCCCGGGAGATCATGAGTCCTCACTCCTATGCCATGTCGCCGGCCACTTACATGTACGAGGCCCTGGCCTACATGACCGGCCACCGCATCAAGCACCTGCCGGTGGTCGACCGCGGCGAGGTGGTCGGCATCGTGACGCTGCGCGACATCATGCGTTACCGCAGCCAGAAGGCAATGCTGCTGCTCGGCAACATCCGCGAGGAACGAACCATCGAGGGGCTTGTCACCATCCGCCGCGAGATTCTAGGCGTGGCACGCGGTCTACTCTCGGAGACGCGCAGCACGCCGGAAGTCATGGAGATCCTCTCCTACATTCACCACGGCATCATCAGGCGGGTGTATGAAATCTGCCTGGCAGAGATGGCCGCCGAGGGACGGGTACGGCCCGACATCCGCCACTGTTTTCTCATCATGGGGAGCGGTGGCCGCCGGGAGATGCTGCTCGGTCCCGACCAGGACCACGGTTTCATATTCGAGAACGTCTCTGACGCAAAAATGCTCGAAGTCGAAGCGTTTTTCGTCCCCCTGGCTGAAAAGATCGTCGATGCCCTCAGCCGCGTCGGTTATTCCCTCTGTCACGGCAAGGTGATGGCCAACAACCCCCTCTGGCGGGGCCGCCTGAACGACTGGCAGACCAGGATCAGAGACTGGGTCAACGATCCTGAGCCCCAGAAAGTGCGCTACTCTTCCATTTTCTTCGATTTCGCCCCGCTGGCAGGCGACCCGGAACTGGCTAACCAACTGCGGGATATCGTCCATCGGGAGATCAGGAATTTCCCCGGCTTCCTCTACCACATGATGTCACTCGATCTGCGCTACAAAGTGCCGGTGGGACTGCTGGGCCGGTTCATCGTCGAGAAGGGGGAAGAGCACAAGGGTGAGCTCTCCCTCAAACAGGGAGGGAGTGTCTATATCGTCGACTGCGTCCGAATGTTTGCCCTGGAAAAGGAACTGCAGGCCATCACGACCCAGGATCGGCTGAAGGGGCTGGTGGAACGCAATGTTTTTGCGCCGGAAACGGCCGAACACATTCGGGCCGCTTTCGAAGCCCTGAGCTTCCTGCGCCTGCGCAACGAGATTCACCTCATCGAACAGGGAAAAGAACCCAGCCACTATCTCGATCCCTACACCCTCTCCAAAAACGAGCAGGACCTGCTGCGGGAAGCCTTCGCCGCCGTCAGCAAGCTGCAGGATGCGGCCAAGCGCCACTTCAGCCGCACACCCTTCTGA